The following proteins are co-located in the Bosea sp. AS-1 genome:
- a CDS encoding extracellular solute-binding protein, translating into MTAFDRRDLLKGAGAAALAAAAGTPAFAQSGGRVVVGTWGGDYARLLTKNIEDPILKPKGIEVVQDQAGDAPRRAKMVAEKRLPRGTVDIQGFSAANMFEMNEAGVLEPIDYAKLPNAKNLLPTMKYPYGMGHIYSGNVVIYNPKLISPAPKGFKDWLDPKWGSKIGFIDIQYQSIFIAASMAATDGKDMNDLDKAKEVLLAVKKAGGRVYPTNEAFAAAMKNEEIGISAIWKARVVQWQNAGIPCEAVSPIEGIPTYVSGFVIAKNAPNKANAYAYMDAMLAKAPQEAFAVDMGYNGTVSGLDIDPALQKRIGFTPEEEKTLKDLDYAFLAKNDAAMKEWWDKVFKG; encoded by the coding sequence ATGACCGCATTCGACAGGCGCGACCTTCTGAAAGGAGCCGGTGCCGCCGCGCTCGCTGCGGCGGCCGGCACGCCAGCCTTCGCCCAATCCGGCGGCCGCGTCGTGGTCGGCACCTGGGGTGGCGACTATGCCCGGCTGCTGACCAAGAACATCGAGGACCCGATCCTCAAGCCCAAGGGCATCGAGGTAGTGCAGGACCAGGCCGGCGACGCGCCGCGCCGGGCCAAGATGGTCGCCGAGAAGCGCCTGCCGCGCGGCACTGTCGACATCCAGGGCTTCTCCGCCGCCAACATGTTCGAGATGAACGAGGCCGGCGTGCTCGAGCCGATCGACTACGCCAAACTGCCCAACGCCAAGAACCTGCTGCCGACGATGAAATATCCCTACGGCATGGGGCACATCTATTCGGGCAATGTCGTCATCTACAATCCCAAGCTGATCTCGCCTGCCCCGAAAGGCTTCAAGGACTGGCTCGATCCGAAATGGGGCTCCAAGATCGGCTTCATCGACATCCAGTATCAGTCGATCTTCATCGCCGCCTCAATGGCTGCGACGGACGGCAAGGACATGAACGACCTCGACAAGGCGAAGGAGGTGCTGCTGGCGGTGAAGAAGGCGGGCGGGCGCGTCTATCCGACCAACGAGGCTTTCGCCGCCGCCATGAAGAACGAGGAGATCGGCATCAGCGCGATCTGGAAGGCCCGCGTCGTCCAGTGGCAGAACGCCGGCATCCCCTGCGAGGCCGTCTCCCCGATCGAGGGCATCCCGACCTATGTCTCGGGCTTCGTCATCGCCAAGAACGCGCCGAACAAGGCCAATGCCTATGCCTATATGGATGCGATGCTCGCCAAGGCTCCGCAGGAGGCCTTCGCCGTCGACATGGGCTACAACGGCACGGTCTCGGGCCTCGACATCGATCCGGCGCTGCAAAAGCGCATCGGCTTCACGCCGGAGGAAGAGAAGACCCTGAAGGACCTCGACTACGCCTTCCTCGCCAAGAACGACGCGGCGATGAAGGAGTGGTGGGACAAGGTCTTCAAGGGCTGA
- a CDS encoding ABC transporter ATP-binding protein yields MARLSISHLKKVYGDFTAVDDVDIAVADGEFLVLLGPSGCGKTTTLRMIAGFIAPTSGRITIGERDVTDLPPWKRHCGLVFQSYALFPHMTVAQNVAFGLEMHKVPQAERGPRVAEALRLVRLDGFDTRYPRQLSGGQQQRVALARALAMEPQVLLLDEPLSNLDAKLRLEVRVEIRELQRKLGLTTIMVTHDQEEALTMADRLVVMEKGKVRQVGSQRELYEKPADRFVAGFIGRSAFVDGEVTAPGRFRTMGGLDIACAAASEPGPATLALRPERIAVGGEADGLPNRFAAKVEHASYLGASLDIQVALDEHGRMLLQIPNRAGLAEPQPGEAITIGWAEDAGLVYPRGA; encoded by the coding sequence ATGGCACGTCTCTCGATCTCGCATCTGAAGAAGGTCTATGGCGACTTCACCGCCGTCGACGACGTCGATATCGCGGTTGCAGACGGCGAGTTCCTGGTGCTGCTCGGTCCCTCGGGCTGCGGCAAGACGACGACGCTGCGCATGATCGCCGGCTTCATCGCACCGACCTCCGGCCGCATTACCATCGGCGAGCGCGACGTCACCGACCTGCCGCCCTGGAAGCGGCATTGCGGCCTCGTCTTCCAGAGCTATGCCCTGTTCCCGCATATGACCGTGGCACAGAACGTCGCTTTTGGCCTGGAGATGCACAAGGTCCCGCAAGCCGAACGCGGCCCGCGCGTGGCCGAGGCGCTGCGGCTCGTCCGGCTCGACGGTTTCGACACGCGCTATCCGCGCCAGCTCTCCGGCGGCCAGCAGCAGCGCGTCGCACTCGCCCGTGCCCTGGCGATGGAGCCGCAGGTGCTCCTCCTCGACGAGCCGCTCTCCAATCTCGACGCCAAGCTCAGGCTGGAGGTGCGCGTCGAGATCCGCGAATTGCAGCGCAAGCTCGGCCTCACCACGATCATGGTGACGCACGACCAGGAGGAGGCGCTGACCATGGCGGACCGCCTCGTCGTGATGGAGAAAGGCAAGGTGCGCCAGGTCGGCAGCCAGCGCGAGCTCTATGAAAAGCCGGCCGACCGCTTCGTCGCCGGTTTCATCGGGCGCAGCGCCTTCGTCGACGGCGAAGTCACCGCACCCGGCCGCTTCAGGACCATGGGTGGGCTCGATATCGCCTGTGCTGCCGCCTCCGAGCCCGGCCCCGCGACGCTGGCTCTGCGGCCCGAGCGGATCGCGGTCGGTGGCGAGGCCGACGGCCTGCCGAACCGCTTCGCGGCGAAGGTCGAGCACGCCTCCTATCTCGGCGCCTCGCTCGACATCCAGGTCGCCCTCGACGAGCATGGCCGCATGCTGCTGCAGATCCCGAACCGGGCGGGGCTCGCCGAGCCGCAGCCGGGCGAGGCCATCACGATAGGCTGGGCCGAAGACGCCGGGCTCGTCTATCCGCGCGGGGCGTGA